From Drosophila subpulchrella strain 33 F10 #4 breed RU33 unplaced genomic scaffold, RU_Dsub_v1.1 Primary Assembly Seq354, whole genome shotgun sequence, the proteins below share one genomic window:
- the LOC119560650 gene encoding tsukushin-like has translation MSNKTVQCLFILSVLTPAVIPQIPPLPSCPCSFSSGDEWMTADCSNNSGFDVKCLPWLPRLESLSLAGTELAEVPEELNSKGFENITHLDLSNNRISNLPSWKFAAMPRLQSLNLSHNHIWILPNDACRIPSVDLSYNNLTDMSNLVSIFKTKARITGNPIRCACNSTIAKRFFAKPTISNLEAIDCIMPGFEVAKPLATQCNQQYNEEQFPSNGIIPIYLFIFLFIFAVGIFWVCERDRISVRNFYSR, from the exons CCTGCGGTAATACCTCAAATACCACCATTACCTTCATGCCCCTGCTCGTTTTCCTCTGGAGATGAATGGATGACCGCAGATTGCAGTAACAATTCCGGCTTTGATGTCAAGTGCTTGCCTTGGTTGCCTCGGCTTGAATCCTTGTCTCTTGCCGGAACTGAACTTGCGGAAGTGCCAGAAGAACTTAATTCGAAGGGGTTCGAGAACATTACGCACCTGGACCTCTCAAATAACAGAATTTCCAATCTGCCAAGCTGGAAGTTCGCTGCAATGCCCCGCTTGCAGAGTCTGAATTTAAGCCATAATCACATCTGGATACTTCCCAATGATGCGTGCCGAATACCATCCGTCGATTTAAGTTACAACAATCTGACCGATATGTCCAACCTGGTCAGCATCTTCAAAACCAAAGCGAGGATTACAGGCAATCCGATTCGGTGTGCCTGCAATTCGACCATCGCAAAGAGATTCTTTGCAAAG CCAACTATCTCCAACCTGGAAGCTATCGATTGCATTATGCCTGGCTTTGAGGTGGCCAAACCTCTTGCGACCCAGTGCAACCAGCAATACAACGAAGAGCAGTTCCCATCAAATGGGATAATCCCCATTTATCTTTTCATATTTCTTTTCATATTTGCTGTGGGCATATTTTGGGTGTGTGAGAGAGACCGCATTTCGGTTAGAAATTTCTATAGCCGTTAA
- the LOC119560651 gene encoding uncharacterized protein LOC119560651 isoform X4, which produces MYSAQEETNQKKRQPVPSNRLQLFNLKSGSVFLKFAPETSKEYLRLNDLKNRSFNAKLSCPAVSKTRFREERH; this is translated from the exons ATGTACTCAGCTCAAGAAGAAACAAATCAGAAAAAGCGGCAACCAGTGCCTTCGAATCGTTTGCAACTATTCAACTTAAAATCCGGATCAGTATTCCTCAAGTTTGCCCCAGAG ACATCTAAGGAATATCTGAGATTAAATGACTTGAAAAACAGATCGTTTAATGCAAAG ttatCTTGTCCAGCGGTTTCCAAGACTCGTTTTCGAGAAGAACGCCATTGA
- the LOC119560651 gene encoding uncharacterized protein LOC119560651 isoform X5 — translation MYSAQEETNQKKRQPVPSNRLQLFNLKSGSVFLKFAPETSKEYLRLNDLKNRSFNAKRWGI, via the exons ATGTACTCAGCTCAAGAAGAAACAAATCAGAAAAAGCGGCAACCAGTGCCTTCGAATCGTTTGCAACTATTCAACTTAAAATCCGGATCAGTATTCCTCAAGTTTGCCCCAGAG ACATCTAAGGAATATCTGAGATTAAATGACTTGAAAAACAGATCGTTTAATGCAAAG
- the LOC119560403 gene encoding leucine-rich repeat-containing protein 3-like, whose protein sequence is MAADCSNNSGFDVKCLPWLPRLESLSLAGTELAEVPEELNSKGFENITHLDLSNNRISNLPSWKFAAMPRLQSLNLSHNHIWILPNEACRIPSVDLSYNNLTDMSNLVSIFKTKARITGNPIRCACNSTIARRFFAKPTISSLEAIDCIMPGFEVAKPLATQCNQQYNEEQFPSNGIIPIYLFIFLFIFAVGIFWVCKRDRISVRNLYSR, encoded by the exons ATGGCCGCAGATTGCAGTAACAATTCCGGCTTTGATGTCAAGTGCTTGCCTTGGTTGCCTCGGCTTGAATCCTTGTCTCTTGCCGGAACTGAACTTGCGGAAGTGCCAGAAGAACTTAATTCGAAGGGGTTCGAGAACATTACGCACCTGGACCTCTCAAATAACAGAATTTCCAATCTGCCAAGCTGGAAGTTCGCTGCAATGCCCCGCTTGCAGAGTCTGAATTTAAGCCATAATCACATCTGGATACTTCCCAATGAAGCGTGCCGAATACCATCCGTCGATTTAAGTTACAACAATCTGACCGATATGTCCAACCTGGTCAGCATCTTCAAAACCAAAGCGAGGATTACAGGCAACCCGATTCGGTGTGCCTGCAATTCGACCATCGCAAGGAGATTCTTTGCAAAG CCAACTATCTCCAGCCTGGAAGCTATCGATTGCATTATGCCTGGCTTTGAGGTGGCCAAACCTCTTGCGACCCAGTGCAACCAGCAATACAACGAAGAGCAGTTCCCATCAAATGGGATAATCCCCATTTATCTTTTCATATTTCTTTTCATATTTGCTGTGGGCATCTTTTGGGTGTGTAAGAGAGACCGCATTTCGGTTAGAAATTTATATAGCCGTTAA
- the LOC119560144 gene encoding uncharacterized protein LOC119560144, with protein MAGRKVIGLCLGIALQVLLASAARDQMSMLCSDDDTPACAQSRENGMYFLFANECDLRKAQRGNLMNGPLYDVTLRLCFPSCEFECSSRYQPVCGIGSRSGERRTFRSRCEMMRTACLSRSDWMVQQWGVCPKANTVLQSSQKAPVPVPCTRIYRPVCAMYAGVKSTFSNECLVNAENIRTQRNWRIVSEGLCGEDSTKMKHSRKQKPKTKPKSEAERTKRSHKGRRLSTQAEDFQIPEDAVQIYAPSTFHTQFISHTGAMEKSYSLPARKPYVVVPPKSKVRRVPVKSCVFGSEPVCGSFKGQTRTFSTVCELMEYSQQVGNAWTISHDGACRRCDKPCPTVYQPICATRNGIKHTIINECYLERVRCRDPKIIWKISHKGECPKTSGEAKGISTEISRPLPLVLPVLYGKNTSALHNRSTNTVLKNPLAPSKPHQLVKKTIKATSPSLEANNRKIRKIEAGFSGYGASSGSNQVSTDEDASWSSNDNWLVRKTLDNVKGFFGKKPTSFKKTHGPKHPLYHWTVSPKGTSTTSTVGSSTSTTTAAPPAKLPAILSMASTELLNLDIGNAASAYEDAEHNLLLMLATKEGTTSTSTTPVPSTTAPPSTTDPSTTEWPSSVSTASSSVETASEDSTFDSEEATDPPTTSFDSSTTVATPTPSSTTEAEELNSQTTGSESTTTVASDELATTTLNADYAADESFSESSGQTSIYGLDKNSLIMRLLRARSNQNVLI; from the exons ATGGCTGGGCGAAAGGTGATAGGTCTCTGCCTTGGCATAGCGCTACAAGTACTGCTGGCATCCGCTGCCCGGGACCAGATGAGCATGCTCTGCTCGGACGACGACACTCCAGCGTGCGCCCAGAGTCGGGAAAATGGAATGTACTTCTTGTTCGCCAACGAGTGTGACCTGCGAAAGGCCCAGCGGGGCAACCTTATGAATGGCCCTCTGT ATGATGTGACTCTCCGATTATGCTTTCCCAGCTGCGAGTTCGAATGCAGCTCAAGATATCAGCCAGTTTGTGGGATCGGCTCGCGGAGTGGAGAGCGCAGGACCTTCAGAAGTCGCTGCGAAATGATGCGAACAGCATGTCTCTCCCGATCGGATTGGATGGTCCAGCAGTGGGGGGTGTGTCCCAAGGCCAATACCGTGCTGCAGAGCAGTCAGAAAGCACCTGTGCCCGTACCTTGCACCAGGATCTATCGTCCGGTTTGTGCCATGTATGCGGGAGTCAAGTCCACCTTTTCCAACGAGTGTCTAGTGAACGCCGAGAACATCAGGACCCAGAGAA ATTGGCGCATCGTTTCCGAGGGTCTCTGTGGCGAGGACAGCACCAAGATGAAGCACAGTCGCAAGCAGAAGCCAAAGACCAAGCCAAAGTCGGAAGCGGAACGCACCAAACGGAGCCACAAAGGCAGAAGGTTGTCCACTCAGGCGGAAGACTTCCAGATACCGGAGGACGCCGTGCAGATCTACGCCCCCTCGACCTTTCACACGCAGTTCATCAGCCACACGGGCGCCATGGAGAAGAGCTACTCCCTGCCCGCCAGGAAGCCCTACGTGGTGGTCCCCCCGAAATCCAAGGTGCGTCGAGTCCCCGTGAAGTCGTGCGTTTTCGGCAGTGAGCCCGTTTGCGGCAGCTTTAAGGGTCAGACCCGCACCTTTTCCACTGTCTGCGAACTGATGGAGTACAGCCAACAAGTCGGAAACG CATGGACCATTTCCCACGACGGAGCTTGTCGTCGCTGTGACAAGCCTTGCCCCACAGTGTATCAACCCATTTGTGCCACCCGCAATGGCATCAAGCACACAATAATCAACGAGTGCTATTTGGAGCGAGTTCGCTGCAGGGATCCAAAAATCA TTTGGAAGATATCCCACAAGGGTGAGTGTCCAAAGACCAGCGGGGAAGCCAAGGGAATTTCCACTGAGATTAGCCGTCCACTGCCTTTGGTGCTACCTGTTTTATATGGAAAGAATACCTCCGCACTACATAATCGATCTACCAACACAGTGCTAAAGAATCCACTCGCACCAAGCAAACCTCATCAGCTAGTAAAGAAAACTATAAAGGCCACATCGCCGTCCCTGGAAGCTAACAATCGCAAAATACGCAAAATAGAGGCGGGATTTTCGGGGTACGGTGCATCAAGTGGCTCAAATCAGGTCAGCACCGATGAAGATGCCTCCTGGTCCTCCAATGACAACTGGCTGGTGCGAAAAACTCTCGATAATGTCAAGGGATTCTTTGGAAAAAAGCCAACATCCTTCAAGAAGACGCACGGCCCGAAACACCCTTTATATCACTGGACTGTCTCACCAAAAGGGACAAGTACCACCAGCACTGTTGGCAGCTCAACGAGCACCACCACAGCGGCACCACCTGCCAAACTACCAGCCATTCTGAGCATGGCATCCACGGAGCTTTTAAATTTGGACATCGGAAATGCCGCCAGTGCCTATGAAGATGCTGAGCATAATTTGCTGCTCATGCTGGCCACCAAAGAAGGCACTACTTCGACCTCAACCACACCCGTGCCAAGCACCACTGCGCCGCCCAGCACCACCGACCCATCGACCACTGAATGGCCCAGCAGCGTGAGTACTGCCTCTTCCTCAGTGGAAACGGCAAGTGAAGACTCCACCTTCGATTCCGAGGAGGCAACTGATCCGCCAACCACCAGTTTTGACTCCAGCACCACAGTTGCCACACCCACACCGTCTTCGACCACCGAAGCCGAGGAGTTGAACAGTCAAACCACCGGCAGCGAGTCGACCACCACCGTGGCCTCCGACGAGTTGGCCACAACCACCCTGAACGCGGACTACGCGGCGGATGAGTCATTCTCGGAGTCCAGTGGCCAGACCTCCATCTACGGGCTGGACAAGAACTCCTTGATAATGCGATTGTTACGCGCTAGAAGTAATCAAAACGTTCTCATTTAG
- the LOC119560456 gene encoding glutaredoxin domain-containing cysteine-rich protein CG31559, with protein MVLVTPPVSKGGNAGGCFMDQYQQYSAHCETADSGNGSDLESTGVPTKPDDSEESGPSSLGSDSMHGSSTEYVRQAASQPSGQRQRQKSLRVLGALLPDSLLRDIRDRRSTEYVVTFSQTEEEEKIPVPDKIPEKSSPFRLARESLSEEKIEELRAAVERANFVQTGEEPLDSIDATSLSLPASSNIGGHRSNISYKYADDQYYSFHINEHENFGGFSRNRDEVDEAGSESGILTEQQDLFAGYRDVRCGASSTQSTIRSAKGTVRGVKNRVRNGIATFLQLQQQPNAKNFKEKDLGKVVLYTTSMGIIRETYTKCANVKQILRTLLVKFEERDVFMSVEYQAEMRQRMRSGQVRVPQLYVEGQHIGDAETVERLNESGELRQLLKPYKSMASTFTCQTCGGYRLLPCPSCNGSKKSVHRNHFTAEFVALKCMNCDEVGLVKCHSC; from the exons ATGGTTCTGGTCACGCCACCTGTGAGTAAGGGCGGGAACGCGGGCGGCTGCTTCATGGATCAGTACCAGCAGTACTCGGCCCACTGTGAGACCGCGGACAGTGGCAATGGCAGTGACCTGGAGAGCACCGGAGTGCCCACCAAACCGGATGACAGCGAGGAGAGTGGCCCCTCCTCCCTGGGCAGCGACTCGATGCACGGGAGCAGCACGGAGTACGTGAGGCAGGCGGCCTCGCAGCCCAGTGgtcagcggcagcggcagaaGTCCCTGAGGGTCCTGGGCGCCCTGCTGCCCGACAGCCTGCTCAGGGACATTCGCGACCGTAGGAGCACCGAGTACGTGGTGACCTTCTCCCagacggaggaggaggagaagatCCCAGTTCCAGACAAGATCCCGGAGAAATCAAGTCCGTTTCGGCTGGCCCGCGAGTCGCTGAGCGAGGAGAAAATCGAGGAGCTGCGGGCCGCCGTGGAGCGGGCCAACTTTGTGCAAACCGGTGAGGAGCCACTGGACAGCATCGATGCCACCTCGCTGTCTCTGCcagccagcagcaacatcggcgGACACCGCAGCAACATCAGCTACAAGTATGCAGACGACCAATACTACAGCTTTCACATTAACGAGCACGAGAACTTTGGCGGGTTCTCGAGAAACCGAGACGAGGTGGACGAGGCAGGGTCCGAGAGCGGGATCCTAACGGAACAGCAAGACCTCTTCGCCGGCTACCGGGATGTGCGATGTGGGGCCAGTTCCACGCAGTCCACCATCAGATCCGCCAAGGGAACGGTGCGGGGCGTCAAGAACCGTGTGCGCAATGGAATAGCCACGTTCTTGCAGCTCCAGCAGCAGCCCAATGCCAAG AACTTCAAGGAGAAAGACCTCGGGAAGGTGGTGCTGTACACCACCAGCATGGGCATCATCCGCGAGACCTACACGAAGTGCGCCAACGTGAAGCAGATCCTGCGCACCCTGCTGGTCAAGTTCGAGGAGCGGGACGTGTTCATGAGCGTGGAGTACCAGGCGGAGATGCGCCAGCGGATGCGGAGCGGCCAGGTGCGGGTGCCGCAGCTCTATGTGGAGGGCCAGCACATCGGGGACGCCGAGACCGTGGAGCGGCTGAACGAGTCCGGCGAGCTGCGGCAGCTGCTCAAGCCCTACAAGTCCATGGCCAGCACATTCACCTGCCAGACCTGCGGCGGCTACCGCCTGCTGCCCTGCCCCTCATGCAACGGCTCCAAGAAGTCCGTGCACCGCAACCACTTCACGGCCGAGTTCGTCGCCCTCAAGTGCATGAACTGCGACGAGGTGGGCCTGGTCAAGTGCCACAGCTGTTGA